The Elgaria multicarinata webbii isolate HBS135686 ecotype San Diego chromosome 1, rElgMul1.1.pri, whole genome shotgun sequence genome has a window encoding:
- the SLC52A3 gene encoding solute carrier family 52, riboflavin transporter, member 3: MAWLTHLLACLFGTGSWMAINGVWVELPLLVNKLPEGWYLPSYLIIIIQLANVGPLFITLMHKLKPGLLHEVPIIYLVVSTGTISCFLLAFLWEYTTFMAGQQHSTAFFVLVFFLSLVDCTSSVTFLPFMARLHPRYITTFFIGEGLSGLIPALFALAQGSGVASCVRVRTPSDNATAAGNATFGNVTAEEVWETHYSPANFSSLVFFIILSTMMFSCLTAFFFLNRLPKVWELSKQNLCYSDIALHSIQNLPADARGPTDSGGFTNAPLDGKVVSGTKGGDDADPEKATFSRAKFAFIYCLVAWVNALTNGVLPSVQSYSCLPYSNMAYHLAATLSSIANPLACTIPTFLPSRSLAVLGVVATTGTAFGVYNMGMAVMSPCPLLQHSDWGDALIVISWVLFTGMLSYVKVMTGVILRSQSQSALVWYGAMEQLGSLLGALTMFPLVNIYSLFKSADFCSFQCPA; the protein is encoded by the exons ATGGCGTGGCTCACCCACCTGCTGGCCTGCCTCTTTGGGACAGGGTCTTGGATGGCCATCAACGGTGTGTGGGTCGAACTCCCCCTGCTGGTGAATAAGCTCCCCGAGGGCTGGTACCTTCCTTCctacctcatcatcatcatccagttgGCCAATGTTGGGCCTCTCTTCATCACCCTCATGCACAAGCTCAAGCCCGGCCTGCTGCACGAAGTGCCCATCATCTACCTCGTGGTCTCCACGGGCACCATATCATGCTTTCTCTTGGCTTTCCTCTGGGAATACACGACATTCATGGCCGGTCAGCAGCACAGCACGGCTTTCTTTGTCCTGGTCTTCTTCCTGTCGCTGGTAGACTGTACCTCTTCCGTCACCTTCCTGCCTTTCATGGCGCGCCTCCACCCTCGCTACATCACCACTTTTTTCATCGGCGAAGGCCTCAGCGGCTTAATCCCAGCCCTCTTCGCATTGGCCCAGGGCTCAGGGGTTGCAAGCTGCGTCCGCGTAAGGACGCCAAGCGACAACGCGACGGCTGCCGGCAACGCAACCTTTGGCAACGTGACGGCTGAAGAGGTCTGGGAAACTCATTACTCCCCTGCCAACTTCTCCAGCCTGGTCTTCTTCATCATCCTATCCACCATGATGTTCTCCTGTCTCACCGCCTTCTTCTTCCTCAACCGGCTACCCAAGGTGTGGGAGCTTTCAAAGCAGAACCTGTGCTACAGTGACATCGCCCTCCACTCCATCCAGAACCTTCCTGCGGATGCGCGAGGCCCAACAGATTCAGGGGGCTTCACAAACGCCCCTCTGGATGGAAAGGTGGTGAGCGGCACCAAAGGCGGCGATGACGCAGATCCAGAAAAGGCCACTTTCTCTCGAGCCAAGTTTGCCTTCATCTACTGTCTTGTTGCTTGGGTGAATGCCCTGACCAATGGTGTCCTGCCTTCGGTGCAAAGTTACTCCTGCTTGCCTTACAGCAACATGGCCTACCATCTGGCCGCCACGTTGAGCTCCATAGCCAATCCTCTTGCATGCACCATTCCCACGTTTCTGCCCAGCAG GTCCCTCGCTGTTTTGGGTGTAGTGGCAACCACCGGAACAGCGTTTGGTGTCTACAACATGGGCATGGCCGTAATGAGCCCGTGCCCCCTGCTGCAGCACTCGGACTGGGGGGATGCACTCATT GTGATCTCATGGGTGCTCTTTACCGGGATGCTCAGTTATGTCAAGGTGATGACAGGGGTGATCCTCCGAAGCCAGAGCCAGAGCGCCCTCGTGTGGTACGGAGCGATGGAGCAGCTGGGCTCTTTGTTGGGAGCCTTGACCATGTTTCCCTTGGTGAACATCTACAGCCTCTTCAAGTCCGCCGACTTCTGCAGCTTCCAGTGCCCGGCGTGA